From Fibrobacter sp. UWB16, the proteins below share one genomic window:
- a CDS encoding pitrilysin family protein, with translation MRKLFAKIAMSCALVPALLAGTSEAAVNLPVHKEVLDNGLTVLLYPNKQAPTVSFRLFYVTGSVHEVPGKSGLAHILEHELFKGTKKVGISDSIADVKFMATQDSLQALIRSARLADDTALVKKLSAEHDSVLNEHRKIFVKDELWGAYQAAGGTGLNAFTSDLVTAYTVTLPKNKTELFMWLESDRMQNAVLREFYSERSVVREERRMRYDDRPTGRFYETLNSMIYEAFPYRVPTIGWPSDIENLTREQAEEHYRKYYKPRNAILVMAGDLDTLETMKIVKKYFAPIPAGEAFPPLTVRDPEQAGEKRLTVKRKDAPNLYTLVFKTPAVGDSTLYALDIAEGVLNGRSGRLYKRLVEEEKLAVGVSASNSPNKYISEFSVRVNLRPDANREKVEKIVWEELEKLKKEQVSEREFQKVKNRAYAGLVRSLTDMENVATMLGWYEVYGDYRIFLNWADNLDKVNVADVQSVAKKTFVREKSTAGFLVKE, from the coding sequence ATGAGAAAACTTTTCGCTAAAATTGCTATGAGCTGCGCTCTGGTGCCTGCGCTGTTGGCTGGAACGTCCGAGGCTGCAGTAAATTTGCCAGTGCACAAGGAAGTCCTTGATAACGGGCTGACCGTTCTTCTGTACCCGAACAAGCAAGCTCCGACAGTGAGCTTCCGTTTGTTTTACGTGACTGGCTCTGTCCACGAAGTTCCCGGCAAATCGGGGCTTGCTCACATCTTGGAACACGAACTTTTCAAGGGCACAAAGAAGGTCGGCATCTCCGATAGCATTGCTGATGTCAAGTTCATGGCAACCCAGGATTCTTTGCAGGCTTTGATCCGCTCGGCAAGACTTGCTGACGATACCGCTCTCGTGAAAAAGCTTTCCGCAGAACACGATTCTGTGCTGAACGAACACCGCAAAATCTTTGTCAAGGATGAATTGTGGGGCGCCTACCAGGCTGCTGGCGGAACAGGTCTTAACGCCTTTACGAGCGATTTGGTTACCGCTTATACCGTAACGCTTCCCAAGAATAAAACGGAACTCTTTATGTGGCTTGAATCCGACCGTATGCAAAATGCGGTGCTCCGCGAGTTCTATTCTGAACGCTCTGTGGTGCGTGAAGAACGCCGCATGCGCTATGACGACCGCCCGACAGGCCGATTCTACGAAACGCTCAATTCCATGATTTACGAAGCGTTCCCGTACCGAGTGCCGACCATTGGCTGGCCAAGCGATATCGAAAATTTGACTCGCGAACAAGCCGAAGAACATTACCGCAAGTATTACAAGCCGCGCAATGCAATCCTTGTGATGGCTGGTGATTTGGATACGCTTGAAACGATGAAAATCGTCAAGAAGTATTTTGCGCCAATTCCGGCTGGCGAAGCTTTCCCTCCGCTTACCGTGCGTGACCCCGAACAGGCCGGCGAAAAGCGTTTGACCGTCAAGCGTAAGGACGCTCCGAATCTTTATACGCTTGTGTTTAAGACCCCCGCAGTGGGCGATAGCACTCTCTACGCACTTGATATTGCTGAAGGCGTTTTGAATGGACGTTCTGGCCGCCTTTACAAGCGCCTAGTCGAAGAAGAAAAACTCGCTGTCGGCGTGAGCGCAAGCAATAGCCCGAACAAGTACATTTCCGAGTTCTCCGTCCGTGTGAACCTCCGCCCTGACGCAAACCGCGAAAAGGTCGAAAAAATCGTCTGGGAAGAACTTGAAAAGCTGAAGAAGGAACAAGTCAGTGAACGCGAATTCCAGAAAGTCAAGAACCGCGCTTACGCAGGACTCGTCCGCAGCTTGACCGACATGGAAAACGTCGCGACGATGCTCGGATGGTACGAAGTCTACGGTGACTACCGCATCTTCCTCAACTGGGCCGATAATTTGGACAAGGTAAATGTTGCCGACGTGCAGAGCGTCGCGAAGAAAACATTTGTCCGAGAAAAGTCCACCGCGGGCTTCCTCGTGAAAGAATAA
- a CDS encoding GRP family sugar transporter, translating into MENSYVGLVLAVFAFGTYMVPLKAWSKFSSWAYLSCMALGMFIGQLCISFATDSFRLLPVGLLCGFLWVCAGAFCFWAVKAEQDLTGAGVRSMGVSILASFVSGVLIFSESTLLYFSIPAILLLLFGLSRLAPPQGNIFRNWRSLLGGLIFGLFLIPYKFANVPILEFMGSFALGIFVSAELLVAILSIKRRALFEYGLAPSVTSMLMGVLWVIGQHGCFWAIDSNGALGYAVGYPLTQLNLLVNLLWGVMVFHEYPTKPERIKLAIAVSVILCGGALLALSKM; encoded by the coding sequence TTGGAAAATAGTTACGTTGGTCTCGTCCTTGCCGTCTTTGCGTTCGGCACTTACATGGTCCCTCTCAAGGCTTGGTCCAAGTTCTCGTCGTGGGCGTACCTCTCTTGCATGGCCTTGGGCATGTTCATCGGCCAACTTTGCATTTCGTTTGCGACGGACTCGTTCCGCCTTTTGCCGGTGGGTCTCCTTTGTGGATTCCTTTGGGTTTGCGCAGGCGCATTCTGCTTCTGGGCGGTCAAGGCTGAACAGGACTTGACGGGTGCCGGTGTGCGCTCGATGGGCGTGAGTATCCTGGCTTCGTTTGTAAGTGGCGTGCTCATTTTCTCGGAATCCACGCTGCTTTATTTTTCGATCCCGGCAATCCTTTTGTTGCTTTTCGGTTTGAGCAGGCTTGCCCCTCCGCAGGGGAACATCTTTAGGAATTGGCGCTCGCTTTTGGGCGGTCTCATCTTTGGGCTGTTCCTCATTCCGTATAAGTTTGCCAATGTCCCTATACTTGAATTTATGGGTTCGTTTGCCTTGGGCATTTTTGTATCCGCTGAACTTTTGGTTGCAATTTTGAGTATAAAGCGCCGTGCTCTTTTTGAATATGGCCTTGCTCCGTCTGTGACGTCCATGCTTATGGGTGTCTTGTGGGTCATCGGGCAGCATGGCTGTTTCTGGGCAATCGATTCGAATGGCGCTTTGGGCTATGCCGTTGGTTACCCGCTCACGCAATTGAACTTGCTGGTGAACTTGCTTTGGGGTGTGATGGTTTTCCACGAGTACCCGACAAAACCGGAGCGAATTAAGCTTGCCATTGCAGTTTCTGTCATTCTTTGTGGTGGTGCCTTGCTTGCATTGTCAAAAATGTAG
- a CDS encoding aldose 1-epimerase, whose amino-acid sequence MSNFKLISRPLGTVQCFVLQRDDGAEFEILSGYGAGLNAWRIPDNNGKLQDLLFGYREGDDIFKMGPDTNAGCRLAPFPGRVAYAKFNWNGNDYQLVNNVSWAPHALHGFLQNKEWNLLSFESDSEKCVATFGIDWPGAFTGFPFPFRAVNKITFTGESYTVESTVTNIGKGDLPYSEGWHPYYTLGEKINGLQMTLPESNLAILDKADIPTGEFKPDTRFVGGRLINDEFINDCFCLNQGEAPYVLKNKKNFENILASVELKSDTKSLQIWQKAGKEQYNAIQIYTPPDRMSIAIEPMTAEPDTLNHHRDLIVIKPSESRTFVFGAKFQKR is encoded by the coding sequence ATGAGCAACTTCAAACTTATTTCCCGTCCTTTGGGCACTGTGCAGTGCTTTGTTTTGCAGCGTGACGACGGCGCTGAATTTGAAATTTTGAGCGGTTACGGCGCAGGCCTCAACGCCTGGCGCATCCCCGACAATAACGGCAAGCTTCAAGACCTCCTTTTCGGCTACCGCGAAGGCGACGACATTTTCAAAATGGGCCCCGACACAAACGCAGGTTGCAGACTCGCCCCCTTCCCAGGACGCGTAGCCTACGCCAAATTCAACTGGAACGGCAACGACTACCAGCTCGTCAACAATGTGAGCTGGGCACCGCACGCTCTCCACGGCTTTTTGCAGAACAAGGAATGGAACCTCCTGAGTTTCGAAAGCGATAGCGAAAAATGCGTCGCAACATTCGGTATCGACTGGCCAGGTGCATTTACAGGATTCCCGTTCCCCTTCCGTGCCGTGAACAAGATCACGTTCACCGGAGAAAGCTACACCGTCGAATCGACCGTCACGAATATCGGCAAGGGCGACCTCCCCTATTCCGAAGGCTGGCACCCCTATTACACGCTCGGAGAAAAGATCAACGGTCTCCAAATGACGCTCCCGGAATCGAACCTCGCGATTCTCGACAAGGCAGACATCCCGACGGGCGAATTCAAGCCGGATACCCGTTTCGTGGGCGGTAGGCTCATCAATGACGAGTTCATCAACGATTGTTTCTGCTTAAACCAGGGCGAAGCCCCCTACGTTCTCAAAAACAAGAAAAATTTTGAGAACATTTTAGCCTCCGTAGAACTCAAAAGCGATACCAAATCCCTCCAAATTTGGCAAAAGGCCGGCAAAGAACAATATAACGCCATCCAGATTTACACTCCGCCTGACCGTATGAGCATCGCTATCGAGCCGATGACCGCGGAACCCGATACTTTAAACCATCACCGCGATTTAATCGTCATCAAGCCAAGCGAAAGCCGCACGTTCGTTTTCGGAGCAAAGTTCCAAAAACGCTAA
- a CDS encoding pectinesterase family protein has protein sequence MLNSWVYRFAVCMPLAMAVNASAIAKHGFDFVLGVDGDFKAAIAKASSSGATESKRFILFVPNGEYNITKVTGDEHGKSTFSGSNISIIGESVDKTIIWNTTDTEGISTTATLYFPSNKNMYMQDITLQNRGTYNSGSAARQVALQQNAGDKFIYKNVRLLSGQDTYYTKKGRTYWEGGEIDGTVDFICGGGDVFFEGTKLVMTRNGGYITASQNPDTWGYVFNNAIIEVSNSGFNKTFYLGRSWGRAKVVFLNTIMRAEPKAEGWGPDMNSAPVIFGEYNSKNGSGGAINTSQRKTYFNGGKDASTATTLKTVWNANDAAKYTLKNVLGGSDNWEPNKLTAQVSAPKISQEGANIIWNDDDNAICWAVFVNGKYHSNTTTNSIDIGGIAAGSKVTVRAANSMGGLGASSNEITVLEANVTYYNLTINSSIGGSVIASPNREKIAEGTAVSFIAEPASGWKFAGWTGKSASDAGSESTWKTTMTKDIELGAIFEAKGTTTFQAEDGIIDNAINESTNAGFAGTGYINFGTGKSTVQVPVYVEYPGEYTMEMTYANGSGKTRNLAFAPPGTCSAGVDGCKGAEVISFEATDKWTTYQTKEATITLPKGASYITFSIVDGNDGPNLDQIKLTEKNVDKGTTSIAQINRTNATVSESRIYDTNGKLVRYTKGNANLTVLAPGIYVVKTSAQGYSKQKMVQVR, from the coding sequence ATGTTGAATAGTTGGGTTTACAGGTTTGCAGTTTGTATGCCGCTTGCAATGGCGGTGAACGCTTCCGCAATCGCGAAGCACGGTTTTGACTTTGTCCTGGGCGTCGATGGTGATTTCAAGGCGGCTATCGCCAAGGCATCTTCTTCGGGCGCCACCGAATCCAAGCGATTCATTCTCTTTGTACCAAATGGTGAATACAACATCACCAAGGTCACCGGTGACGAACACGGCAAATCGACATTCAGCGGCTCGAACATATCCATTATCGGGGAGTCTGTCGACAAGACGATTATCTGGAACACGACCGACACCGAAGGCATCAGCACAACGGCAACGCTGTACTTCCCCAGCAACAAGAACATGTACATGCAGGACATCACCCTGCAAAACAGAGGCACCTATAACTCTGGCAGCGCTGCACGCCAGGTTGCTCTGCAGCAAAATGCAGGCGACAAGTTCATCTACAAGAACGTGCGTCTTTTGAGCGGTCAAGACACATACTACACCAAGAAAGGCCGCACGTATTGGGAAGGTGGCGAAATTGACGGAACTGTAGACTTTATCTGTGGTGGCGGCGATGTATTTTTCGAAGGCACCAAGCTCGTGATGACGCGCAACGGCGGCTACATTACGGCATCGCAAAACCCAGACACCTGGGGTTACGTTTTCAACAACGCGATCATCGAAGTCAGCAATTCAGGATTCAACAAGACATTCTATCTCGGACGCTCCTGGGGCCGTGCAAAAGTCGTCTTCTTAAATACCATCATGCGTGCAGAGCCCAAAGCCGAAGGCTGGGGTCCCGACATGAATTCTGCCCCCGTAATTTTCGGCGAATACAACAGCAAGAACGGGAGCGGCGGCGCAATCAACACAAGTCAACGTAAAACGTATTTTAACGGAGGCAAAGACGCATCGACAGCAACAACACTCAAGACCGTGTGGAATGCAAACGATGCCGCGAAATATACATTGAAAAACGTCTTAGGCGGTAGCGATAACTGGGAACCGAACAAACTCACAGCGCAAGTCTCCGCTCCTAAGATTTCTCAGGAAGGCGCCAACATCATTTGGAACGATGACGACAACGCTATATGCTGGGCGGTCTTTGTGAACGGCAAATACCACAGCAATACCACGACAAATTCCATTGATATCGGAGGTATTGCCGCAGGTTCCAAAGTCACCGTCCGCGCCGCAAATTCCATGGGCGGTCTCGGCGCAAGCTCCAACGAAATCACCGTTCTCGAAGCAAATGTCACCTACTACAACTTAACAATCAACTCTTCTATTGGCGGCTCCGTTATCGCCTCCCCGAATCGCGAAAAAATCGCCGAAGGCACAGCAGTCTCGTTCATCGCAGAACCCGCTAGCGGCTGGAAATTCGCAGGTTGGACAGGCAAAAGCGCAAGCGACGCCGGCAGCGAAAGCACTTGGAAAACAACGATGACCAAGGACATCGAACTCGGTGCCATCTTCGAAGCCAAGGGAACAACAACGTTCCAGGCCGAAGACGGCATCATCGATAACGCCATCAACGAAAGTACAAACGCAGGCTTTGCAGGCACCGGCTACATTAACTTCGGCACCGGGAAATCAACCGTCCAAGTCCCCGTTTATGTAGAATACCCCGGCGAATACACGATGGAAATGACATACGCAAATGGCAGCGGCAAAACACGCAACCTCGCCTTCGCTCCCCCCGGCACATGCTCCGCAGGCGTTGACGGATGCAAAGGCGCCGAAGTCATTTCGTTCGAAGCCACCGACAAGTGGACCACATACCAGACAAAAGAAGCGACCATTACGCTCCCCAAAGGCGCAAGCTACATCACATTTTCCATCGTTGACGGCAATGACGGCCCGAACCTCGACCAAATCAAGCTCACAGAAAAGAACGTCGACAAAGGCACAACAAGCATCGCCCAAATTAATCGCACAAACGCAACTGTTAGCGAAAGCCGCATCTACGATACGAACGGAAAACTTGTGCGCTATACGAAAGGGAACGCTAATTTGACCGTCCTTGCCCCAGGAATCTACGTCGTAAAGACCTCTGCGCAAGGTTACAGCAAACAAAAAATGGTCCAAGTCCGCTAG
- the mnmE gene encoding tRNA uridine-5-carboxymethylaminomethyl(34) synthesis GTPase MnmE, whose product MDSQTIVAPMTPAGVSAVAAIRVSGSKVREVVRLLFGESAIKNLKPREAKLATARDYRTMVGDDRATALVIDSLLYIFFEGPNSYTGEDVLELYPHGNPIIVRELIQVIKSVDGVRLAEPGEYTRRAFLNGRMDLVQAESVADVIHSANRDELKNAHRLLGGALSKKVKTLTEQVMDISARLELDVDFSEEEADPDYATWGVKISAIRESVESILKSFKGKAAVSRLPLAVLYGAPNAGKSSLVNALLGEDRILVSNIPGTTRDFVEVRLFLDGGEIRLVDTAGIAEKATDALDALSMEKSREILAEADMKILVLDGSDERGASCYSENIKPDFVVVSKSDLGASRQGGASRHPEQSEGSSESRLRISSKTGEGLADLKRAMNAALFKKTENSEDLWITSEREKTCLEEALAGIDRALNLIRTNPAVELLAFEMQLVRRSLQSITGEISSEDVLQQIFAGFCIGK is encoded by the coding sequence ATGGATTCTCAGACGATTGTTGCTCCGATGACGCCTGCGGGCGTGAGTGCCGTTGCCGCCATCCGCGTGAGTGGCTCGAAGGTGCGCGAAGTGGTGCGCCTTCTGTTCGGTGAATCGGCAATCAAGAATTTGAAGCCTCGCGAAGCAAAGCTTGCGACGGCTCGCGACTATCGTACAATGGTCGGCGATGACCGCGCGACAGCACTCGTTATCGATAGCCTCCTCTACATTTTTTTTGAAGGTCCGAATTCCTATACCGGCGAAGACGTGCTGGAACTTTACCCGCACGGAAACCCGATTATCGTCCGTGAACTGATTCAGGTCATCAAGAGCGTCGATGGCGTGCGCTTGGCAGAACCGGGCGAATACACGCGTCGTGCATTCTTGAACGGTCGCATGGACTTGGTGCAGGCGGAATCCGTTGCCGATGTGATCCACAGTGCTAACCGTGATGAACTTAAGAACGCCCATCGCTTGCTCGGCGGTGCGCTCTCGAAAAAAGTCAAGACGCTCACGGAACAGGTCATGGATATCTCGGCCCGCCTCGAATTGGATGTCGATTTCTCCGAAGAAGAAGCTGATCCGGATTATGCAACTTGGGGCGTGAAAATCTCTGCGATTCGCGAAAGCGTAGAATCCATTTTGAAAAGTTTTAAGGGCAAGGCGGCGGTCAGCCGTTTGCCGCTTGCTGTTTTGTACGGCGCTCCGAATGCGGGCAAGTCGAGCCTCGTGAATGCGCTCCTCGGTGAAGACCGAATCCTCGTGAGTAACATCCCCGGCACGACCCGTGACTTTGTCGAAGTCCGCTTGTTCCTGGACGGGGGTGAGATCCGCCTTGTCGATACCGCTGGCATTGCCGAAAAGGCGACCGACGCGCTCGATGCCCTCAGCATGGAAAAAAGCCGTGAAATCCTCGCCGAAGCCGACATGAAGATTCTGGTTCTCGATGGATCAGATGAGCGCGGCGCATCTTGTTATTCTGAGAATATAAAACCGGATTTTGTCGTCGTTTCGAAGAGCGACTTGGGCGCATCTCGGCAGGGCGGCGCCTCTCGTCATCCTGAGCAAAGCGAAGGATCCAGTGAATCTCGCCTTCGCATTTCCTCCAAGACGGGTGAGGGGCTCGCGGATCTCAAGCGCGCCATGAACGCCGCTCTTTTTAAGAAAACTGAAAATTCCGAAGACCTCTGGATTACGAGCGAGCGCGAAAAGACCTGCCTCGAAGAAGCTCTTGCTGGCATCGACCGCGCACTTAACCTTATCCGCACAAATCCGGCGGTGGAACTTTTGGCTTTCGAAATGCAACTGGTGCGCCGTTCACTCCAGAGCATAACGGGCGAAATCTCGTCCGAAGACGTTTTACAACAAATATTTGCGGGGTTCTGCATTGGAAAATAG
- a CDS encoding M6 family metalloprotease domain-containing protein: protein MSWWKCILIGSLVGSASVWAVKAAPFLINSTQPDGSVVQIRKVGNEHFNYTLTGEDSVLVVRDSAGYWNYADEHGKKTGMRVHAKSKRGAKEKNFLKKRDSRQILEKFREKRLKQLQEQQVDSSLGPMMLQSSTDDPQMANEWGGWGWGGWTQPEDPVQNTNWPKQPTLNTVQKEGDVRGLVILVQFSDVKFNRSNAQEEYLNFLNQEGYSNYNMSGSVRDFFIGNSNGKYRPTFDVAGPITLKGTRDSYGALVDSRNMATGAVKAVSEAMDSLVARNVDFTPYDSDGDRVVDFVYMIYAGVGSADTDVQSAIWPHSYNVSKRLTRNMSMNRYACSPEIDGQAYMYRKSTDALNGIGTFCHEFSHVLGLMDHYDVNVNNSKTRTRYTPGPWDLMDAGSYNCPQNRYYTTSCSPANMSAFEKFSLGWLEPRRLEVSDTTVVLKAVQENDGLVLTSDNDNEYYFVEFRQNTGFDKGLPNKGMLVWHINYDRYSWMYNEINVSDPMHVDLIEADGRADAYTVAADAFPTSRVNSFNGFKTWAGDSLGLEIYDIKIVDDHAEFKTRGNRVSPVPESSSSSAKVSSSSVAESSSSKESSSSVEVSSSSVRSAVKESSSSANRSSSSVVASSSSRMEISAISSSSENTMIAHKMRVASMVKFSVSENVLLVNAKMAGLKTVNLFDANGTLLKSQSFNGESCEIHMEALRGKTFIVATLESDGRLIKSYKVRMN from the coding sequence ATGAGTTGGTGGAAGTGCATATTGATTGGGTCTTTAGTCGGCTCCGCATCCGTGTGGGCCGTTAAAGCTGCACCGTTTTTAATCAATTCAACGCAGCCCGATGGCTCTGTTGTGCAGATTAGAAAGGTTGGAAACGAGCATTTTAACTATACGCTGACAGGCGAAGATAGTGTGCTCGTTGTCCGTGATTCCGCTGGTTATTGGAATTATGCCGACGAACATGGCAAAAAGACGGGCATGAGGGTTCATGCCAAGTCCAAACGTGGTGCAAAAGAGAAAAACTTCCTCAAAAAACGCGATTCTCGCCAAATTTTGGAAAAATTCCGCGAAAAGCGGTTGAAACAGCTCCAAGAACAGCAGGTGGACTCTTCTTTGGGTCCCATGATGCTTCAGTCTTCTACAGATGATCCGCAAATGGCTAATGAATGGGGCGGCTGGGGTTGGGGTGGTTGGACTCAGCCCGAAGACCCTGTGCAAAATACCAACTGGCCAAAGCAGCCTACTTTGAATACCGTTCAAAAGGAAGGTGATGTTCGCGGGCTTGTCATTCTGGTGCAGTTTAGCGATGTCAAGTTCAATCGCAGTAATGCCCAGGAAGAATACCTGAATTTTCTTAATCAGGAAGGCTATTCCAACTACAACATGAGCGGAAGCGTCAGGGATTTCTTCATTGGAAATTCAAACGGCAAGTATAGGCCGACTTTTGATGTTGCTGGACCGATTACGCTGAAGGGAACTCGCGATTCTTATGGTGCTCTAGTTGATTCTAGGAATATGGCTACGGGTGCTGTCAAGGCTGTTAGCGAGGCGATGGATTCGCTTGTCGCTAGGAATGTTGATTTTACCCCTTATGATAGCGATGGCGACCGTGTTGTTGACTTTGTCTATATGATTTATGCCGGTGTCGGCTCGGCCGATACGGATGTCCAGTCGGCAATCTGGCCGCACTCGTATAACGTTTCAAAACGACTTACGCGTAATATGTCCATGAATCGCTATGCTTGTTCTCCGGAAATCGACGGACAGGCTTATATGTACCGTAAAAGTACAGATGCGCTGAATGGTATTGGAACTTTTTGCCATGAGTTTAGCCATGTGCTTGGCCTTATGGATCATTATGATGTGAACGTTAATAATTCAAAGACTCGAACTCGCTACACTCCAGGGCCGTGGGATTTGATGGATGCCGGTTCGTACAACTGCCCGCAGAACAGATACTATACAACGTCTTGTTCTCCTGCAAATATGTCTGCGTTTGAAAAGTTTAGCTTGGGCTGGCTTGAGCCGCGTCGGCTAGAAGTATCGGACACGACTGTTGTCTTGAAGGCTGTTCAGGAAAATGATGGACTTGTGCTGACATCCGACAATGACAATGAATATTACTTTGTTGAATTCCGTCAGAATACTGGTTTTGATAAAGGTCTGCCGAATAAGGGTATGCTCGTTTGGCATATAAATTATGACCGGTATTCTTGGATGTATAATGAAATCAATGTGTCTGACCCGATGCACGTTGATCTGATTGAAGCCGATGGCAGAGCCGATGCCTACACGGTAGCGGCAGATGCTTTCCCGACGAGCCGAGTCAATAGCTTTAACGGATTTAAAACATGGGCAGGCGATAGCCTTGGACTTGAAATCTATGATATCAAAATTGTAGATGACCATGCGGAATTTAAGACCCGTGGAAACCGAGTCTCGCCGGTGCCTGAAAGCTCCTCGAGCTCTGCTAAAGTTTCGTCGTCGAGTGTGGCTGAATCCTCTTCAAGTAAGGAAAGCTCTTCGAGTGTTGAAGTATCATCGTCTAGCGTGCGTTCTGCAGTGAAGGAGTCTAGTAGCTCTGCGAATCGCTCTAGTTCTTCTGTAGTGGCAAGCTCGTCAAGCCGAATGGAAATTTCTGCAATCAGTTCGTCTTCTGAGAATACGATGATTGCCCATAAGATGCGCGTCGCTTCTATGGTTAAATTCTCTGTGTCGGAAAATGTTTTGCTTGTTAACGCAAAGATGGCTGGGCTTAAGACTGTCAATCTCTTTGATGCCAACGGTACGCTCTTGAAGTCGCAATCGTTTAACGGAGAATCCTGTGAAATCCACATGGAGGCCTTGCGAGGAAAGACGTTTATCGTTGCAACGCTCGAGTCTGACGGGCGGTTGATAAAATCGTATAAGGTTCGAATGAACTAG